ACTAGCTAGCATTACAGAAGCCACGGGAGAAAAGAACAGCCCAGAGAGGTTTGCATTACAATCTGAAGAAAGCTTTTACTTATAGTGTTCGACAGATGGAACATTACCAAGAGCCATCACTTCACTTGTTCACCTACTGGAGTCCTCAAGCACCTTGTTGTAGAGCAGGGCGTGACTACGAATCCACACCTAATGACGCCATCTGTCTGTCGAGCTCATTGCCAGCCTTCTTCAGAAACACATCCCAGCCACTACCATCCCCCCAATCCAGCATATCATACGGTATTGCTGTCATTAACCCTGGCCTCACTGCACCCTGCTGCATCACCACTCGAAACTCCAGTTCGTTCTCCCCTCTCTGCtcctcctcaagctcctcccatgTGAACAGCAGTGGCAAAGTATAGCCACCCCAAGGATTGAAGTCGATCAGCTTCACCCGACCATCGGCTCTCACATACACATCAAATGTGTAATTCTCTGAACCAAACTGTGGCTCGATGAATTCTTCGAAGAAATCCTCGATCTTGGGCTGCACCTCAGCGCTCCACCCAGGCAGCGAAGGGTAGTAGGCAGACGGGTCCCTCTGCGACACACCGACCAGCTTCCGCCCCCGAACAAAGCAGCGGAACTCTGACTCGGGGCGGAGGCCTGGGTACCACTTGCGGAGCGCGAGGTAGTACTGGAACCCGTCGTCCACCCAAGTCTCATCATCATCACTGCTTTCTTGTTCAGCATCCTCTTCCGGCGCATTAGTCCCACCGCCGCGGGCACCTCCCTCGCTGCAGTTCTCACCGGGGTCACTCAGAACACCGGCACCATTGGCGGTCTCACGACTGCCCTCTGTGGCATTCCGTCGAACAGGCTTGGCGCGCACAAAGTCCTGGCAGGAGGGGCGCGCGGAGACGAGGTCGTGGGCGACGCAGTCGGAGGCGCGGAGCAGCATGGCGACCTCGGCGAAGCAGGTGCAGCGGACGGTGCCGTCGGCGGCCATGAAGACGGCGTCCTTGGGCGCGCTCCAGTTGAGCTTGGGGAGCGCGGCGCCGCCGAGGCCGGCGATGGCGTCGTCCACCGCGGCCTCGAGCTCCGGGAACGCGGGCGGGAGCAGGCCCCCCTCGTCgtcggagccggagccggagccgaaGAGGGGGTCGGTGTTGTCGCGGTCGAGGAGGGAGACGGGGTCCGGGAAGTGGCCCTGGAGCGgcgggaagggggcgcggccggAGGTGAGCGTCGGGAGCACGAAGGGGAGCGGCCCCTGATCGCCCTCTTCGGGGCCGTCGGGGCCGGGGTAGGCGGGCCGGCCGGCGAGGTAGCGGAGGAAGGCGGCCGGGAGCGGGATGATGGCGGTGGGGACCgtgtggcgccggaacgccgggTGCCACTCCTGGATCTGGCAGCGGAGAAGCTCCTCCAGCAGCATCTCCGCCGGCTCGTCGGTCGGGTTCGGCGGCGTCGCACGGCGTCGGtcctcgtcgccgccgtcgtGCTTGCGGTTCGCGTGGTGAGAAGGCTGGGCTGCAAACGAGGTGGAACTTCAGCAGGGTTGCGTTGGGCCTACTAGCCACTAGGACACCTCGCTGAAGGAGATAAGCAAGATGGGCCGGCCAAAGAGCAAGGGAGGTCACAACctcctttttctctttttttagcttttgtgttttcttttttttttctttttttttccacTTTTTAATCTTTAAAAATTTATAAATACATAATATTACAAAAAACACTCCataaaaaatatttaaaaaatgttgaccaaacatttgaaaaatgttaaaagTGTGTAAAGAAAAATGTTTATCACGTATAcgaaaaatgaataaaaaaatATGTATAAGTTTTCTTGACCATGTATGTAAAAATTGATAATCAagcatttgaatttttttgaacaagtatttgaaaaatattattcaagcattttttaaaatgttaatgtgtatagaaaaaatgctGACTATGTATTAAAACAATGATGCATTTtttatcatgtatataaaaatattaatcaagaatttgaaaaatgtaaacaagtatttgaaaaatggtaatcaagcatttggaaaatgttaaatgtgtatggAAAAAATGTGGTACATGTATTAAAAATAATGATTTTTTTATTATGTATATAAAAGTGTTGTCAAGCATTTGAGAAAATGTTGAACAcgtatttaaaaaatattaatcaatcatttaaaaaatgttaaatttgtatagaaaaaatgttgattGTGTATTAAAAATGTTAAATTTGTATCTAGAAAATGTTAATCAAGTATTTCAAGAAATgataaatgtgtatagaaaaaaaaTTAATCTAGTATTTGAAAGATGTTAAtcaaacatttgaaaaatgttaattaCGTTATGTATTAGATATATACAAAAAAATGTGTATAGGAAAACAATAAAAGACGAGGGGAAATAAAGAAAGCcgaaaaaacaagaaagaaagaaacaaaaccgaagaaaaatGAAGAAAAGAATAAACAGagagaaaataagaaaaatataAATAAAACCGAAGAAAGACAATGAAAGAAAAAAAACCCAATGAAAACAGAGAAAAATCGATGAAAAACAAAAGAGAAAAAACAGCAAAACCCCGGAAAACCCAACTCGTTTTGCCTCAAGTAGGCGTGGGCATGGACCGAGGACCACATGCAGGGTCATCTAGCCCTATCCGTCCATGAGTTTATGTGGCGGCGGCGCAAATTTTGAATTTCTGGTGTTAAACCCTAGAAATGCACTAAATGCACAGAATATGGTTGGCGGATTCCGAGAAAGGTGAGGACCTGGCACGTGTCTTTGAATGGACTCTTGTGAGCCCAGAAAAAGCTTCAGGTCCAACAGAGGAGCGGGCACCACACCCACTTCAGAAACAGGATGTGTTCCCTCTCATGGTCTAGATCTTTCCTCGGAGATGGCCTAGTTTCCACACAACCTCCGGGAATGCTTTTGCGGAACGGCCTCAAATTTTTACCACGCCCTCCAGGGGCCGTTCGACGACGCCGCACTAGGTCCCTTGAATTATGGGTCCCCCGAGTATTTCCGGTGATTTAAATGGCAGCAAACCTCATGCCGGCGGCCCCTCCATGGCCCCCGGTGCCGGTCCCTCCCTCCCGGTTGGGCGCACAGGGCTTGGGCATGGACCGAGGACCACAGGCAGGGACATCAAAGCCCTATCCGTCCATGGGTTTATGTGGCGGCGGTGCATATCTTGAATTCCCGGCATTAAACCTTAGAAATGCACTAAATGCACGGAATATGGCTGGCGCCCCCCGGAAAAGGGGAGGACCTGGCACGTGTCTTTGAACGGACTCTGGTGAGCCCAGAAAAAGTTATTTGGTATTCCTCTGAAACATCCCATTCAGAACATCTTAAAATTATAACATAGCATAAAAAATGTAATCATTAGCATACATGAAATAGAATAATACAATTTATTTATTGCTTCTAACTCATATTTCCATCAACGAGAACTAGCTAGGGATGTTTTCGTGACAAGAAAATTAAATTTTGATCCGACCGTGGGTATGAATATCTCACGAATGAGTTTGGAGGTCATCTGAAGATTGCGGAATTGATCCATAGCTTACACCATGTGGGGCGCCCCAAATAACATGGTGTTTTCGAGCCGCGTAGTCGAATCTTATTGGACAGAGTGAGGTCCATGAGTTTTCAGAACTGTCATTCTCTTTTTGGGTTGTTATTTTGAAGATGTCAAGCCAGTCTTGCAGCTGCTACTTTCTCGAACTTGTGGTGGAACGTGCATTTTGAGTTCAACTTCACGAGGGTGGGTGTATCACTTAATACCAATATCTTCTCCCATGCAGAATATCATTGTTCTGTACTATATTGGAAAACCTTTTTTCTTCAGGTATCAAGAAATCTATGATGATGTTGCGGCGTGATTTATTCAAGTGGATAACATACATTGCATTACTTCCGTGTAGATCACAATATCACCATTGTATAATAACGATATATCGTCTGAGAACCACTATAGTTCCTGTGAGTCCACTGTCGATTGATCAAACTCTCTAAATCATGAAGACAAGATCATCTATAATTAATAAACCAACCTAGATAACTGACTAGGGATCTAGGTTTAGTGTTTATTTTTCCACACATGTTATTTGGTTTTCCTCTAAAACATCTCATTCAGAACATATTAAAATTATAACATAGCATAAAAAACGTAATCATTAACATGAAGAAAATAGAATAATACAACTTGTTTATTGCCTATAATACATATTTCCAAGAACGAGAACTGGATAGGGATGTTTCCTTGAGAAGAAATAAAATTTTGGTGATCCGATCGTGGGTGTGTATATTTGATGAATGAGTTTGGAGGTCTTCTGGAGAATTGCAGAATTGTTCCATAGCTTGCACCGTGTGAGACGCGCCAAATAACATGGTGTGTCCGAGCAGCGTAATCAAATCTCGTTGGACATGGTGAGGTCTATGATGAGTCTTTCAGAACTGCCATTTATGTTTTTTTGTTGTTGCGGGGTTGTCATTTTGAAGATATGTAGCCAGTCTTGCAGCTGCTATTTTCTCGAGCTTGTGGTGGAACGTAGCATTTTGAGTCCAGCTTGACGAGGGTGGGTGCATCGCTTACTACTAACATTTTCCCCCGTTCAGAATATCATTGTtctgtagtactccctccgtcccaaaattcttatcttatatttgtctaaatacggatgtatcaagtcacgttttagtattagatacatccgaaTCTAGGAAAATCTAAGACAATAATTTtggtacggagggagtataaaataAAACTTTCGTTCTTGAGGTATCACATAATCTATGATGATTCTCTGGCGCGATTTATTCAAGTGGATAACATACATCACATTACATGAAGGGAGGGGATAGAAGGGTGTACATTACAAGAAGGGGGGCACATGGTTTAACATAGTAGGACCGATAAGCACGATGGTTACATGCATAACATGTTGAGAGGAGCAAGGAGATTAAAAAATACACGTATATATAGTTTCAAGCGAGATCTGATTTGATTATTTATTCCCGCACCAGGGTAGCATGGTTACATTGCCACCGTAATCTTGTTTTCATGGAGGTGTAGCGCCGCGGCAAAAGGGGGGGAACGGGCAGCGGATTCTAGGTGGAAGCCGCGGCTTTTGCTCCCCAACATCAACACCTGCGGTGAGAGGTAGGAAATGATCAACTAACCCGTATATATTATGCTTTTCGGTCGGAGCACTTTTAACATGGTCCCTCTTACCCCCTCTTTTCATATGGAAGGTAAGAAGATAAGAGTTAATCAGACCACTATTTAATGTAATCAACGGCTCGGATCTATTATATACTCTTACCTCTGTTGTGAAAAGAGGAGGTGAGAGTAACAAGCCGACACATGGTGTTGGCGGCTTTGGGTATAGGGTTAGATCATGATGGTCATTGTGTTTGGTTTGCTGACTACCTTGTTGATGTAACCCGTGCTGTAACTGGCGATATTGCCGTGTCTTAaatgaaaacaaaaaaagaaaaagaaaagatgagGTGAGAGGAACCATGTTAAAAAACCTTGGTCGGAAGAAGATAAACAACCACAAAAAAAAGGAGAATGGGTTGTGGCAGATTGCAGTATGTGACTATACGCGGCAAAAGGGGTTGCAACATTGTTTAGTGCGGTGTACTCTTTCTAGAGTCCATGCTATTCTTTTTTCTACCTTAATTTTTGCATTCGGGCATTTGTACGTTATAGTATGTAGCAGCATGGAACATAACATAGAAACTAAACTAGAGGCATAAGTGGGATAAATAAGCGTGTACTATATATGATGGCGTGATATATAATAAATAAGGCAGTTTGTGTAGAGGGGAAGGCCGGTGAGTAAATTGCTCACCGTGGGTGCCGGCGTCGTCCTTGGGAGCCGCCGCATGAGCAAAGGGGGCGGCTCCGGAGGCGGGGATATCTCTAGCGATGGCTCCTGAGAGCACTAGGAGGGTGCAGAGGCAGAGCAACAGGTACTTTGAACCCATTGGCATTGGGTGGTGGTGAATGATGTTTAAACGACAGAGCAAATTAAGGGAGGCAAGTGGTCGTTGGCAATGTACTCCGGTCGGTCGAGCGAGCAAATTTATAGGCGTGTGTGTTGGTTGGTTACCTGTGTCCACTTGGATAGGGCCGGGCTGGTCCACTCAAATGGCGGTACTGGTCGCCAACTCAAGTGAGTGGCTGGCGGCGCACGAAATTCTGGAATGGGTAGGGTGCAAACATGTCCATGCATGCATCCCTAGACATCCAAATTTTCTGTCTATGAAGCTGGCTATCTCATTCTCGACTATAAATTTGCTCGCTCTACGAGGGTGTGTGGAAGTGGAACTATACATTTCGGAGGGGTTTCAATCTTTGGGTTCTTCATCGTGTGGCCGGCCCGAGTCCGATGTCGGAGAACGGAACTGAGCTTGCACAAGTACCACCCTCCGTGGATGCCACTTCATCTTTCTCGAATAACAACGGTGAGTCGAGATCGAGCTTGAGTTTTCTTAATTGTTGTTGCAGCGGCCGGCATACTGATATCCAAACGTAATACTCCTAAGCATGCAGGACAAAGGGGCGGCAGTGACGACGCCCGCATCCTCCAACTCTCGGAAATCATCGTCACCGAAATGCGTGCTGCCGCCGTAGCTCTCCCACCAGCACCACTGCAGATCTACCGTGTTCCGGAGGCACAGCTCGCCGCCGACAAGGGCGCGTACCAGCCGACGTTCATGCCCCTCGGACCATACCACCGTGGTGACTCCGACTCTGCCACGGAAGaaatgaggcgcaaccatgagcgcaagccatggaacATGGCCTGGGCCATGGAAATGGCAGGCGGTGGGCGGTCGGTGGTGGAGTACATGAAGGCCATCGCGTCCATGGAGTCCGAGGCCAGGAGCTGCTACGACCGCGACGTCACCATGGGATGGGACGAGTTCTGCAGGATGCTTTTGCTCGACGGGTTCCAGCTCATCACATTGCTCGGCTTTCTCGGCTCCAATGGCGAAGAGGCGCCACCAGAACCAGAAGAGACGGGCGGCGGCCCAACACCCCAAACAGGTGTTGTGACCAGTTTCGAACATGACTTGATGATGCTGGAGAATCAGATACCATTCTTCGTCGTCCGGAAGTTGTACGCCTTGCTTCATGCCGATGCCGCCGGAAGTGGCCCCATTCCCATTGTGAAGCTAGCCTGGGGAACCATCAGCAATATCATGGGTGACCTCCGGGCGGCCTCAAATCCTCCGCCGGCAGAGTCGTTCCAGCATTTGGTGCATCTGTGCCATATTTACCTCAAGCCAAGCAACCTCCAAGAGCCGCTGTGAGTAGCTCTGCATCCAAGTGATGCATACATCATTCATCGCGTCCTAACATGCAGATGCATGCATAAACTCTCGTAACCTGCATGCATGCAATGTGCAGAGGCCCATGCGGCGACTATGGAGGAAGATTCCGGCGTGCCACCGAGTGTCACGAAGCCGGCGTCAGGTTCAGGCGGCTTCACAATGAACGAGTCCCCTTGCTCGACGTGAGCTTTCTGAACGGGGTGCTGAGGATGGCTCACCACAAGGTCGACGAGAAGACCAACTACATCCTCCGCAACGTCCTCGTGTACGAGCAGAAGTACATCCGGGAGGCGACGAGCCGTGACACCGGCTACGTGACGGCGTACGTGGTGTTCATGTCGCAGCTCCTGGGCAGCCCCGAGGACGTGGCCCTGCTGTCGCGGCGCGGGGTCATCGAGCACCACCTGGGCAGCGACGCCGAGGTGTGCGCCCTGTTCCGTGGCCTGGCGGAGGGGCTCGTCTTCGACCCGTCCAGCGAGCACTACCTCAACGCGGTGGGGGTGAAGCTGGGGGCCTACTGCCGCTCCCGTCTCAACCGGTGGGGCGCCTGGGTCCTCAGGCACCGCCTTGCCAACCCCTGGCTCGCCGTCGCGTGGCTCTTCGGCGCCACGGCCGTGCTGGGCACCATCATTCAGACCGTCATTGCTCTCCTCCAATACGCCCAGCGCTAGCGCTAGATATATAATACTAGTCCATGCATGCTTAATTATGAACTCTCCAAGGAATACCCAGCATCCTGCTTTTTCCTCCCTCCATCTGAATTTCATCTAGCTTAATTGGCTCATGATAAATATATATGTTCAATTATTTCAGCACTAAATTATGGTCCTCAGATGATATATATGCTGTTACACCAGTGTGATGTTTTCTTATTTGCCCTCTCCTACGTCCATGCAGAAATGATGCATGCTACCGGCCTCAAAACTGAACGACGTACGTCCATCAATGCCCCAAACTAGAAGATTAATTAATCTAGTACATACACTGACTGCTAGCATGGGCATTGTAGTGGCAAAACCGGCAGACAAATCCAACGGGAGCtaacctactccctccgtcctttaAAGGGTGCACTTCCAACTTTTTTGAAAAGtcaattttttttatatttgACCGGGTTTATATAATAATACATCAAAATTTATGCCATCAAATTTGTAGCATTAGATTCGTGATAAAATACACTTTCATCATATACTTA
The Aegilops tauschii subsp. strangulata cultivar AL8/78 chromosome 3, Aet v6.0, whole genome shotgun sequence genome window above contains:
- the LOC109771875 gene encoding uncharacterized protein gives rise to the protein MLLEELLRCQIQEWHPAFRRHTVPTAIIPLPAAFLRYLAGRPAYPGPDGPEEGDQGPLPFVLPTLTSGRAPFPPLQGHFPDPVSLLDRDNTDPLFGSGSGSDDEGGLLPPAFPELEAAVDDAIAGLGGAALPKLNWSAPKDAVFMAADGTVRCTCFAEVAMLLRASDCVAHDLVSARPSCQDFVRAKPVRRNATEGSRETANGAGVLSDPGENCSEGGARGGGTNAPEEDAEQESSDDDETWVDDGFQYYLALRKWYPGLRPESEFRCFVRGRKLVGVSQRDPSAYYPSLPGWSAEVQPKIEDFFEEFIEPQFGSENYTFDVYVRADGRVKLIDFNPWGGYTLPLLFTWEELEEEQRGENELEFRVVMQQGAVRPGLMTAIPYDMLDWGDGSGWDVFLKKAGNELDRQMASLGVDS
- the LOC109771894 gene encoding UPF0481 protein At3g47200 isoform X1, with translation MSENGTELAQVPPSVDATSSFSNNNGQRGGSDDARILQLSEIIVTEMRAAAVALPPAPLQIYRVPEAQLAADKGAYQPTFMPLGPYHRGDSDSATEEMRRNHERKPWNMAWAMEMAGGGRSVVEYMKAIASMESEARSCYDRDVTMGWDEFCRMLLLDGFQLITLLGFLGSNGEEAPPEPEETGGGPTPQTGVVTSFEHDLMMLENQIPFFVVRKLYALLHADAAGSGPIPIVKLAWGTISNIMGDLRAASNPPPAESFQHLVHLCHIYLKPSNLQEPLGPCGDYGGRFRRATECHEAGVRFRRLHNERVPLLDVSFLNGVLRMAHHKVDEKTNYILRNVLVYEQKYIREATSRDTGYVTAYVVFMSQLLGSPEDVALLSRRGVIEHHLGSDAEVCALFRGLAEGLVFDPSSEHYLNAVGVKLGAYCRSRLNRWGAWVLRHRLANPWLAVAWLFGATAVLGTIIQTVIALLQYAQR
- the LOC109771894 gene encoding UPF0481 protein At3g47200 isoform X2; this translates as MPLHLSRITTHAGQRGGSDDARILQLSEIIVTEMRAAAVALPPAPLQIYRVPEAQLAADKGAYQPTFMPLGPYHRGDSDSATEEMRRNHERKPWNMAWAMEMAGGGRSVVEYMKAIASMESEARSCYDRDVTMGWDEFCRMLLLDGFQLITLLGFLGSNGEEAPPEPEETGGGPTPQTGVVTSFEHDLMMLENQIPFFVVRKLYALLHADAAGSGPIPIVKLAWGTISNIMGDLRAASNPPPAESFQHLVHLCHIYLKPSNLQEPLGPCGDYGGRFRRATECHEAGVRFRRLHNERVPLLDVSFLNGVLRMAHHKVDEKTNYILRNVLVYEQKYIREATSRDTGYVTAYVVFMSQLLGSPEDVALLSRRGVIEHHLGSDAEVCALFRGLAEGLVFDPSSEHYLNAVGVKLGAYCRSRLNRWGAWVLRHRLANPWLAVAWLFGATAVLGTIIQTVIALLQYAQR